From one Treponema denticola genomic stretch:
- the rpe gene encoding ribulose-phosphate 3-epimerase yields the protein MDRCFKLSPSLLSADFSKLGEELAFIEKNGCDWVHIDVMDGQFVPNLTFGAPVVKSIRPCSKLVFDVHLMVNNPENLVSAFADAGADYFTFHAEASIHADRLIADIRSHGMKAGVSIVPSTPVGMLEEIAPLADLILVMSVNPGFGGQKLIPYCLEKVKRLRSLREEKNYNYLISVDGGIDSKNVGLVIDAGADVIVSGSAFFSGDLRI from the coding sequence ATGGATAGGTGTTTTAAATTAAGCCCTTCGCTTTTAAGTGCGGATTTTTCAAAATTAGGTGAAGAATTGGCCTTTATAGAAAAAAACGGCTGCGATTGGGTTCATATAGATGTTATGGACGGGCAGTTTGTGCCTAATTTAACCTTTGGAGCTCCGGTGGTAAAATCTATACGCCCTTGTTCTAAGCTTGTTTTTGATGTGCATCTGATGGTCAATAATCCCGAAAATTTAGTTTCGGCCTTTGCGGATGCAGGCGCAGACTATTTTACCTTTCATGCTGAAGCATCTATTCATGCAGACAGACTTATTGCCGATATCCGTTCTCATGGAATGAAGGCCGGAGTAAGCATCGTACCGAGCACACCTGTCGGGATGCTTGAAGAAATAGCACCCTTGGCCGATCTTATCTTGGTTATGAGTGTTAATCCCGGATTCGGAGGACAAAAGCTTATACCTTATTGTTTAGAAAAAGTTAAGCGGCTAAGGTCATTGCGTGAAGAAAAAAACTATAATTATTTGATTTCTGTCGATGGCGGGATCGATTCAAAAAATGTAGGGTTGGTTATTGATGCCGGTGCCGACGTAATTGTGTCCGGTTCAGCTTTCTTTTCGGGAGATTTAAGAATATGA
- the tmk gene encoding dTMP kinase, with product MIDLMILPNFVVFEGIDGSGTTSQIRLLKERFESEDKSSLVSFTQEPTSGPIGTLIRSALQGSFKLAPETMTRLFAADRCEHIYGLQGIINRLNEGRAVFSDRYVFSSLAYQAAAGAAGLAKLQNEGFPLPEFLFFFDLPVDISMNRVMGRSNVLEIYEEKNFQYKVQDEYKKIIDEYRLKEPKMNIVTINAVEQIEEIHEKLWSILKDLPKI from the coding sequence ATGATAGACCTCATGATATTACCCAACTTTGTTGTATTTGAAGGTATAGACGGCTCAGGTACTACGAGCCAGATAAGGCTTCTAAAGGAAAGGTTTGAGTCTGAGGATAAGAGCTCCCTTGTTTCGTTTACGCAAGAGCCTACATCGGGCCCTATAGGGACTTTAATCCGTTCGGCTCTTCAAGGTTCGTTTAAGCTTGCCCCTGAAACGATGACCCGTTTATTTGCAGCTGACCGCTGCGAGCATATTTACGGCTTACAAGGTATTATTAACCGGCTTAATGAGGGAAGGGCTGTTTTTTCGGATAGATATGTTTTTTCGAGCCTTGCCTATCAAGCTGCAGCAGGGGCTGCCGGTCTTGCAAAACTGCAAAACGAGGGTTTTCCCCTTCCGGAATTTTTATTCTTTTTTGATCTGCCTGTAGATATTTCCATGAATCGGGTAATGGGGCGCAGTAATGTTCTCGAAATATACGAAGAAAAAAACTTTCAATACAAGGTTCAAGACGAGTATAAGAAAATTATAGATGAGTACAGACTAAAAGAGCCTAAAATGAACATAGTTACAATTAACGCTGTTGAACAAATTGAAGAAATTCACGAGAAATTATGGAGTATTCTAAAAGATTTGCCGAAAATATAA
- a CDS encoding tetratricopeptide repeat protein, which produces MAISVVDQGKKLLSKKKYNDVISLLEPHVVEYRDSFAFHFYLGLASFHVGDIQGAMDYFLRARQIKPTDSDLLSTYAAMALRRSLTTEAVEYYLQALEHNPNCKLAKKGLNIIRKNNSPEKLGNFVQSGKIKTLFPRPGHEEKKGRSIAVALVLGISIISFIFIVPYITKTRQFSGNERANLEEFKLDSNERKYAVDMEGSYIYVLTQSQILKAYSDAQTYFNAHRDNAAQVEINRLLSSNASFSIKQKSRLLMDYFEEPGFDNIQDIYSYAQVKQEPLLYLDCWVVWKGMPANIQTGTYSTAFNLLVGYDTKQILEGVVPVFCDFVSKIDPDRPVNVLGQIIIKDGTVCLKGKGIHQTQKPAEND; this is translated from the coding sequence ATGGCTATTTCCGTTGTAGATCAAGGTAAAAAATTATTATCTAAAAAGAAATACAATGATGTTATCTCTTTATTGGAGCCTCATGTTGTTGAATACAGAGACTCTTTTGCCTTTCATTTTTATTTAGGTTTGGCGTCTTTTCATGTAGGTGATATCCAGGGTGCTATGGATTATTTTTTAAGAGCCAGACAAATAAAACCGACGGATTCCGACTTGCTGTCAACTTATGCTGCTATGGCCTTGAGACGCTCGCTTACAACAGAGGCCGTAGAATACTATTTACAAGCTCTTGAACACAACCCTAATTGTAAACTTGCAAAAAAAGGTTTGAACATTATTCGTAAAAATAACTCGCCGGAGAAATTAGGCAATTTTGTTCAGTCAGGTAAAATAAAGACTCTTTTCCCCAGACCGGGACATGAAGAAAAAAAAGGAAGAAGTATTGCTGTAGCTCTTGTTTTAGGTATTTCGATTATTTCTTTTATTTTTATTGTGCCGTACATAACTAAGACAAGGCAGTTCTCAGGCAACGAAAGAGCCAATTTAGAGGAATTTAAATTGGACAGCAATGAAAGAAAGTATGCTGTAGATATGGAAGGTTCATATATTTATGTATTGACCCAGAGCCAAATATTAAAAGCTTATTCGGATGCTCAAACCTATTTTAATGCTCATAGGGATAATGCTGCTCAAGTTGAAATAAACAGGCTTCTTTCATCAAATGCCTCTTTTTCGATAAAACAAAAATCCAGACTTTTGATGGATTATTTTGAAGAGCCCGGTTTTGATAATATACAGGATATTTATTCTTATGCTCAGGTAAAACAGGAGCCTCTCCTTTATCTTGATTGCTGGGTGGTATGGAAGGGAATGCCTGCCAATATACAGACCGGTACATATAGTACAGCCTTTAACCTTTTGGTCGGTTACGATACAAAGCAAATCCTTGAAGGCGTTGTTCCTGTTTTTTGTGATTTTGTGTCAAAAATAGATCCGGATAGACCGGTAAATGTGTTGGGGCAAATAATTATAAAAGACGGTACGGTTTGTTTAAAAGGAAAAGGGATTCATCAAACCCAAAAACCGGCTGAAAACGACTAG
- the trxA gene encoding thioredoxin TrxA: MIELTKENFEQEVHQSKGVTFVDFWSDGCVPCKQLMPDVHAMAERHAGKAKFCSFNIDGARRVAMKEQVLGLPTMLIYVDGERKDSVTGSDLTINQIEEMVKKYI, from the coding sequence ATGATTGAATTGACAAAAGAAAATTTTGAACAAGAAGTTCATCAGTCAAAGGGCGTAACCTTTGTAGATTTTTGGTCGGACGGATGCGTTCCCTGTAAACAATTAATGCCGGATGTTCACGCAATGGCAGAACGCCACGCCGGAAAGGCAAAGTTTTGCTCATTCAATATTGACGGTGCAAGACGCGTTGCCATGAAAGAGCAGGTTTTAGGTCTTCCTACAATGCTCATCTATGTTGACGGCGAAAGAAAAGACAGCGTTACCGGAAGCGATTTGACAATTAATCAAATCGAAGAGATGGTAAAAAAATACATCTAA
- the trxB gene encoding thioredoxin-disulfide reductase yields the protein MSEKYDLVIIGGGPGGMAAGIYAARSKLKTVILEEKPNQGGQCYITEEIENYPGFPESSGPALTEAFKKHAEKFGVEFKRARAEKIELVPNSPARIVHGSDGVKYECLAVVVATGASARELGCKGEKEHWGKGVSYCATCDGAFFEECEIVVIGGGDSAVEEAMYLTKFADKVTIVHRRDELRAAKSIQEKAFANPKMAFKWNAVVEEVCGDGLVDSVILKDTKTGETSKFETEGVFVFIGHNPQTAFIQGLVDLDENGYILTNGKMETNVPGIYGVGDVIQKESRQVVTAAADGALAGIWAGHYIDDIKAKMAMKK from the coding sequence ATGTCAGAAAAATATGATTTGGTTATAATTGGAGGCGGTCCCGGCGGTATGGCCGCAGGAATTTACGCAGCCCGTTCAAAGTTAAAGACGGTTATTCTTGAAGAAAAGCCCAATCAAGGCGGACAGTGCTATATCACTGAAGAAATCGAAAACTACCCCGGTTTCCCTGAATCTTCAGGTCCTGCTCTGACCGAAGCCTTTAAAAAACATGCCGAAAAGTTCGGTGTTGAATTCAAAAGAGCAAGAGCCGAAAAAATCGAACTTGTTCCCAATTCACCTGCACGCATTGTTCACGGAAGTGACGGCGTAAAATATGAATGCTTGGCTGTTGTTGTTGCAACAGGCGCAAGTGCCAGGGAGCTCGGCTGTAAGGGCGAAAAAGAACACTGGGGCAAGGGTGTTTCATACTGTGCAACATGCGACGGTGCTTTCTTTGAAGAGTGCGAAATCGTAGTTATCGGCGGCGGAGACTCTGCTGTTGAAGAAGCTATGTATCTTACAAAATTTGCCGACAAGGTAACTATCGTTCACCGAAGGGATGAGCTTAGAGCTGCAAAGTCCATTCAGGAAAAAGCCTTTGCCAACCCCAAAATGGCCTTTAAATGGAATGCCGTTGTTGAAGAAGTTTGCGGAGACGGCCTTGTAGACAGCGTTATCTTAAAAGATACAAAAACAGGCGAAACCTCCAAATTCGAAACCGAAGGCGTATTCGTATTTATCGGACACAATCCTCAAACCGCCTTTATTCAGGGCTTGGTAGACCTTGATGAAAACGGCTACATCCTCACAAACGGAAAAATGGAAACAAACGTACCCGGTATTTACGGCGTAGGCGACGTTATTCAAAAAGAATCACGTCAGGTTGTTACGGCAGCTGCCGACGGTGCTCTCGCCGGAATCTGGGCAGGCCACTATATCGACGATATCAAAGCCAAAATGGCTATGAAAAAATAA
- a CDS encoding sigma 54-interacting transcriptional regulator, translating into MKDCVYSAYSKEDAQHFIKEVGTLWNVSLTFDSSKIVDILKEKHFDFVIIDAESGGLFLPDILELIKNEFPHIHIFIIIHCKQNDLQYTLLNSLVSEVFEIPKDFKGIYDKIENFFLEELCKEKTPAYTKEDENIQIIKKEIIGISKEICELREFIYRAANSNLPVLLSGETGVGKGLTANLIHRLSQVKNKKFLPINVSCIPESLAESFLFGTEEGSFTGAVKKEGAFFEASGGTIFLDEMETLSPDIQAKLLHVLESGLIRPVGSTKSKQVEFRLIAAANEDLQKMINEKKFRQDLYYRLHVLHHEIPPLRNRKEDIKYIVQAYLTKAEKAISDEAQAKLNFHNWPGNIRELYNCLDRACNLAGSEEKIENRHIKF; encoded by the coding sequence ATGAAAGATTGTGTTTACTCGGCATATTCAAAAGAGGATGCTCAACATTTTATTAAAGAAGTCGGGACTTTGTGGAATGTATCTTTAACCTTTGACAGCAGCAAAATAGTAGATATTTTAAAAGAAAAACATTTTGATTTTGTAATTATAGATGCAGAATCAGGCGGCCTTTTTCTACCCGATATCCTTGAATTAATTAAAAACGAATTTCCTCATATTCATATATTTATTATAATCCATTGTAAACAAAATGATTTACAATACACCCTATTAAATTCCCTTGTATCGGAAGTTTTTGAAATTCCAAAAGACTTTAAAGGGATATACGACAAAATAGAAAATTTTTTTCTGGAAGAATTGTGCAAAGAAAAAACACCGGCCTACACAAAGGAAGACGAAAATATACAAATAATAAAAAAAGAAATTATAGGTATCAGTAAGGAGATCTGTGAGCTTAGAGAATTTATCTACAGAGCAGCCAATTCAAACCTGCCGGTCCTCCTATCCGGAGAAACCGGAGTAGGAAAGGGACTGACGGCAAATTTAATACATAGGCTATCTCAGGTTAAAAACAAAAAATTCCTGCCGATAAACGTCAGCTGTATACCGGAATCATTAGCAGAATCTTTTTTGTTCGGCACTGAAGAAGGAAGCTTCACCGGTGCAGTTAAAAAAGAAGGTGCCTTTTTTGAAGCCTCCGGCGGCACAATCTTTTTAGACGAGATGGAAACCCTTTCACCGGATATCCAAGCAAAGCTTCTGCACGTCTTAGAATCAGGTCTTATAAGACCCGTCGGCTCGACAAAATCAAAACAGGTTGAATTCCGTTTAATAGCAGCAGCAAACGAAGATTTACAAAAAATGATTAACGAAAAAAAATTCCGCCAAGACCTCTACTATAGACTTCATGTTCTGCACCATGAAATACCTCCTCTGCGGAACAGAAAAGAAGACATAAAATACATTGTTCAAGCCTATCTTACCAAGGCAGAAAAAGCTATAAGCGATGAGGCACAAGCAAAACTTAATTTTCACAACTGGCCGGGAAACATAAGAGAATTATACAACTGTCTGGACAGAGCCTGCAATCTTGCCGGCAGTGAAGAAAAAATAGAAAACCGCCATATAAAATTCTAG
- a CDS encoding tetratricopeptide repeat protein codes for MKKILILFFLLFTVNAFTQNYTDYMSSGLDAYARSDWSSALFSFQKAVEVSKNSLDEPLYWLIMANASARNYPVALNDIETFFKRFPNSSKAAEIMYQQGRICCLSAKHDQSINILYGFLRKYPNHRQTASAYYWIGENLYMVGRLKDARTIFSRVIIDYPSSAKVEPSRYKIALIDQASTQDELLKLLKISHEELLKLSEESEKNKKIYEQTIAAYQRQSSDAGGDIRIADLSEQLKMERKRNEELHDQLVMFELKNQELLAILAKMDAKYTSEMAADGETPAADYSDPKAKRAAIEALIKKAKILQSMYNQLLEGNGQ; via the coding sequence ATGAAAAAGATTTTAATTTTATTTTTTTTACTTTTTACTGTAAATGCCTTTACACAAAATTACACCGATTATATGTCATCCGGTCTGGATGCCTATGCCCGGTCTGACTGGTCATCCGCACTCTTTTCGTTTCAAAAGGCAGTGGAAGTTTCAAAAAATTCTTTGGATGAGCCTCTATATTGGCTTATAATGGCAAATGCCTCAGCCCGTAATTATCCGGTTGCCCTAAACGATATTGAGACTTTTTTTAAACGATTTCCAAACAGTTCTAAAGCCGCAGAGATTATGTATCAACAGGGAAGAATATGCTGTCTGTCTGCAAAGCATGATCAGTCCATAAATATTTTATATGGCTTTTTAAGAAAATATCCGAACCACAGACAAACTGCCTCTGCCTATTACTGGATAGGTGAAAATCTCTACATGGTAGGACGCTTAAAAGATGCTCGAACTATTTTTTCGCGGGTTATAATAGATTATCCCTCATCAGCCAAGGTTGAACCTTCCCGATACAAGATAGCCCTTATAGATCAAGCTTCTACACAGGATGAGCTTTTAAAACTTTTAAAAATAAGCCATGAGGAACTTTTAAAGCTTTCTGAAGAATCGGAAAAAAATAAAAAAATTTATGAGCAAACGATTGCTGCATATCAAAGGCAGTCTTCCGATGCAGGAGGCGATATCAGGATTGCCGATCTTTCAGAGCAGCTTAAAATGGAAAGAAAGCGTAATGAAGAACTGCATGACCAACTTGTAATGTTTGAGTTAAAAAATCAAGAGCTTTTGGCAATCTTAGCAAAAATGGATGCTAAATATACTTCAGAGATGGCTGCGGATGGGGAAACTCCTGCTGCAGATTACTCCGATCCAAAAGCCAAACGAGCTGCAATTGAAGCTCTTATAAAAAAAGCTAAAATTTTGCAGAGTATGTATAACCAACTTCTGGAGGGAAACGGCCAATGA